Proteins encoded by one window of Arabidopsis thaliana chromosome 2, partial sequence:
- a CDS encoding Gls protein (DUF810) (FUNCTIONS IN: molecular_function unknown; INVOLVED IN: biological_process unknown; LOCATED IN: cellular_component unknown; EXPRESSED IN: 22 plant structures; EXPRESSED DURING: 13 growth stages; CONTAINS InterPro DOMAIN/s: Munc13 homology 1 (InterPro:IPR014770), Protein of unknown function DUF810 (InterPro:IPR008528), Mammalian uncoordinated homology 13, domain 2 (InterPro:IPR014772); BEST Arabidopsis thaliana protein match is: Protein of unknown function (DUF810) (TAIR:AT2G25800.1); Has 178 Blast hits to 167 proteins in 22 species: Archae - 0; Bacteria - 0; Metazoa - 0; Fungi - 0; Plants - 172; Viruses - 0; Other Eukaryotes - 6 (source: NCBI BLink).), which produces MESLPSPFGDPAPNLSNSELRETAYEILVAACRSTGSRPLTYIPQSPKSDRSNGLTTASLSPSPSLHRSLTSTAASKVKKALGMKKRIGDGDGGAGESSSQPDRSKKSVTVGELVRVQMRISEQIDSRIRRALLRIASGQLGRRVEMMVLPLELLQQLKASDFPDQEEYESWQRRNLKLLEAGLILYPCVPLSKSDKSVQQLKQIIRSGLERPLDTGKITGETQNLRSLVMSLASRQNNNGIGSETCHWADGFPLNLRIYQMLLESCFDVNDELLIVEEVDEVLELIKKTWPVLGINQMIHNVCFLWVLVNRYVSTGQVENDLLVAAHNLILEIENDAMETNDPEYSKILSSVLSLVMDWGEKRLLAYHDTFNIDNVETLETTVSLGILVAKVLGEDISSEYRRKKKHVDSGRDRVDTYIRSSLRMAFQQTKRMVEHSKKSKSRQSTNNLPALAILAEDIGHLAFNEKAIFSPILKNWHPLAAGVAAATLHSCYGTELKKFVSGITELTPDAIRVLTAADKLEKDLVQIAVQDAVDSEDGGKSVIREMPPFEAEVVIGNLVKSWIKIRVDRLKEWIDRNLQQEVWNPRSNKLGIAPSAVDVLRMVDETLEAFFLLPILLHPVLLPELTSGLDKCMQHYVSKAKSSCGSRNTFLPVLPALTRCTVGSRLHGVFKKKEKPMVASHRRKSQLGTGNDSAEILQFCCRINTLQYIRTEIESSGRKTLNRLPESEVAALDAKGKIFEQSISYCSKGIQQLSEATAYKIVFHDLSNVLWDGLYLGEVPSSRIEPFLQELERCLEIISSSVHDRVRTRVISDIMRASFDGFLLVLLAGGPSRGFTIQDSAAVEEDFKFLCDLFWSNGDGLPLDLIEKVSTTVKSILPLLRTDTDSLIERFKAVCLENHGSDRGKLPLPPTSGPWSPTEPNTLLRVLCYRYDEPATKFLKKTYNLPRKLT; this is translated from the exons ATGGAATCGTTACCATCTCCATTTGGCGATCCAGCTCCTAATTTATCCAATTCGGAGCTCCGAGAAACTGCTTACGAGATCTTAGTCGCTGCTTGCCGTAGCACTGGAAGTCGTCCGCTGACTTACATCCCTCAATCGCCGAAATCTGATCGGAGCAACGGTCTGACGACGGCGTCGTTATCTCCGTCTCCGTCGCTTCATAGATCTCTGACTTCTACAGCTGCGAGTAAGGTGAAGAAGGCGTTAGGGATGAAGAAACGAATCGGAGACGGAGACGGAGGAGCGGGAGAATCGTCGAGTCAACCGGATCGGAGCAAGAAATCCGTCACGGTGGGTGAGTTGGTTCGGGTACAAATGCGAATCTCGGAGCAGATTGATTCAAGGATTCGTAGAGCTCTTCTCAGGATCGCTTCTGGTCAG ctTGGGAGGCGTGTGGAGATGATGGTGCTACCTCTTGAGCTTCTGCAACAGCTTAAAGCTTCAGATTTTCCAGACCAAGAAGAGTATGAATCATGGCAGAGAAGGAACTTGAAGCTTCTTGAAGCTGGTTTGATATTATATCCTTGTGTGCCGCTAAGTAAATCAGATAAATCTGTTCAACAGCTTAAGCAGATTATCCGGTCCGGTCTCGAGAGGCCGTTAGATACCGGGAAGATTACGGGGGAGACGCAGAATCTTAGGAGTTTAGTAATGTCTCTTGCTAGTCGGCAGAACAACAATGGGATTGGTTCTGAGACTTGTCATTGGGCTGATGGGTTTCCACTGAATCTTAGAATCTATCAGATGCTTTTAGAGTCTTGTTTTGATGTGAACGATGAGTTGCTGATTGTTGAAGAGGTAGATGAAGTTTTGGAgcttataaagaaaacatggcCTGTCTTGGGGATAAATCAGATGATTCACAATGTTTGCTTTCTCTGGGTGTTGGTTAATCGGTATGTTTCAACCGGGCAAGTGGAGAATGACTTGCTTGTGGCTGCTCATAACTTGATACTCGAAATTGAGAACGACGCAATGGAGACAAATGATCCTGAGTATTCCAAGATCTTGAGTTCTGTTTTGAGTTTGGTGATGGATTGGGGTGAGAAGAGACTTCTTGCTTACCATGATACTTTCAACATTGATAACGTTGAGACGCTGGAAACTACGGTTTCTTTGGGGATTTTGGTAGCTAAGGTACTAGGTGAAGATATTTCTAGCGAAtatagaaggaaaaagaagcaTGTCGATTCAGGGCGTGATCGAGTTGATACCTATATCAGGTCTTCGTTGCGTATGGCTTTTCAACAG ACAAAGAGGATGGTGGAACATagcaagaaatcaaaatcccGGCAGAGCACGAATAATCTTCCTGCTCTTGCGATTCTTGCAGAGGATATTGGTCATTTAGCTTTTAATGAGAAGGCGATATTTAGTCCAATCTTGAAGAATTGGCACCCGCTTGCAGCTGGTGTGGCTGCAGCTACGCTTCATTCGTGCTATGGTACCGAGTTGAAGAAATTCGTCTCGGGTATTACTGAGTTGACGCCAGATGCTATTAGAGTACTCACTGCTGCAGATAAGCTTGAGAAGGATCTGGTGCAAATTGCTGTACAAGATGCAGTAGATAGTGAAGATGGTGGAAAATCGGTTATAAGAGAGATGCCTCCTTTTGAAGCAGAAGTCGTTATTGGTAACCTTGTGAAATCGTGGATCAAGATCCGAGTTGATAGGCTAAAAGAGTGGATCGACCGGAATCTCCAGCAAGAG GTATGGAATCCGAGATCGAATAAACTCGGTATCGCTCCTTCTGCTGTGGATGTACTGAGGATGGTAGATGAGACATTGGAAGCGTTTTTCTTGTTGCCGATTCTTTTGCATCCAGTTTTACTTCCTGAGCTAACGTCAGGACTAGACAAGTGTATGCAGCATTATGTATCAAAGGCGAAATCATCCTGCG GCTCGCGGAATACGTTTCTACCCGTTTTGCCTGCTTTAACAAGATGCACGGTCGGGTCCAGACTACATGGTGTATtcaagaaaaaggagaagcCAATGGTAGCTTCTCACAGGAGAAAATCACAGCTGGGGACGGGTAATGACTCGGCGGAAATACTTCAGTTCTGTTGCAGGATCAACACTCTGCAGTATATCAGGACAGAGATCGAATCATCTGGGAGAAAAACATTGAATCGTCTCCCGGAATCCGAAGTTGCAGCTTTGGATGCTAAAGGTAAAATATTTGAACAGTCGATTAGTTATTGCTCGAAAGGAATACAGCAATTGTCTGAAGCAACTGCTTACAAGATCGTCTTCCACGATCTGAGCAATGTTCTCTGGGATGGTCTGTACCTCGGGGAAGTTCCTTCCTCAAGGATTGAGCCGTTTCTTCAAGAGCTCGAACGGTGCCTTGAGATTATCTCCTCATCGGTTCATGACAGAGTCCGAACCAGAGTCATTTCGGACATCATGAGAGCTTCTTTCGACGGGTTCTTATTGGTCCTCCTTGCAGGTGGACCATCGCGTGGCTTCACAATTCAAGACTCTGCTGCCGTAGAAGAGGATTTCAAGTTTCTATGCGATCTTTTCTGGTCAAACGGAGACGGATTGCCTTTGGATTTGATCGAGAAGGTTTCGACGACTGTCAAGAGTATACTTCCGCTGCTGCGCACGGATACAGATTCTTTGATTGAACGGTTTAAAGCAGTGTGTCTGGAGAATCATGGTTCTGACAGAGGGAAGCTTCCGTTACCGCCGACTTCTGGTCCGTGGAGTCCGACAGAACCAAACACACTTTTAAGAGTATTGTGTTACCGTTACGATGAACCTGCGACTAAGTTTCTGAAAAAGACCTATAACTTGCCGAGGAAGCTAACCTGA